A window from Caldanaerobius fijiensis DSM 17918 encodes these proteins:
- the purB gene encoding adenylosuccinate lyase: protein MHEYYQNPLITRYASREMKENFSDRKKFITWRKLWVALAEGEKELGLHITQEQIDELKAHVEDINYDVAIAREKEVRHDVMAHVYAYGLQCPKAKPIIHLGATSAYVGDNADIIIYRDGLNIIKKKLINAMNVLTQFALKYKNLPTLGFTHFQPAQLVTVGKRASLWLQDLLLDYQDLEYRIANMKLLGVKGTTGTQASFMELFNNDHEKVKKLEAIVAEKMGFKEVFPVSGQTYTRKLDSQILWVLNGIAQSAHKFSNDIRLLQHLREVEEPFEEKQIGSSAMAYKRNPMRSERMASLSRYVITLSLNPDLTAAEQWFERTLDDSANRRISIPEAFLAVDAILTLYINIASGLVVNEKVIAKHIEEELPFMATEAILMESVKNGGDRQELHEKIRQYSMEAAKRIKNGLNNNLLENIKSDPEFRIHDFDSLISPEKFIGRAPEQVEEFIENMIKPVLDKNKDLLGIEATVEV from the coding sequence TTGCATGAATATTATCAAAACCCGCTGATAACAAGATATGCATCAAGGGAAATGAAAGAGAATTTTTCGGATAGGAAAAAGTTTATTACCTGGCGAAAACTGTGGGTAGCATTAGCAGAAGGTGAAAAGGAATTAGGATTACACATTACTCAGGAACAAATTGATGAATTAAAGGCTCATGTAGAAGATATTAATTATGATGTAGCTATAGCAAGAGAAAAAGAAGTAAGACATGATGTTATGGCACATGTTTATGCGTATGGTTTGCAGTGTCCAAAGGCAAAACCTATAATTCATCTTGGGGCTACTAGCGCTTATGTGGGAGATAATGCCGATATAATAATATACAGAGATGGCCTTAACATTATCAAGAAAAAACTTATAAACGCTATGAATGTATTGACGCAATTTGCATTAAAGTATAAGAATTTACCTACTCTCGGTTTTACTCATTTTCAACCGGCACAATTAGTAACAGTAGGCAAAAGGGCATCGCTTTGGTTACAAGATTTACTATTGGATTATCAGGACCTGGAATATAGAATAGCAAACATGAAATTGCTTGGTGTAAAAGGAACTACAGGAACACAAGCAAGTTTTATGGAATTGTTTAATAATGATCATGAGAAAGTAAAAAAATTGGAGGCTATCGTAGCCGAGAAAATGGGGTTTAAAGAAGTATTTCCTGTTTCAGGTCAAACATATACGAGAAAATTGGATAGCCAGATTCTTTGGGTTTTAAACGGTATAGCCCAGAGTGCCCATAAATTTAGCAATGATATAAGGCTTTTACAACATTTGCGAGAGGTTGAGGAGCCTTTCGAAGAAAAACAGATAGGTTCTTCTGCCATGGCGTATAAGAGAAACCCAATGAGAAGTGAGAGAATGGCTTCGCTGTCTCGATATGTTATAACTCTTTCGCTAAATCCTGATTTGACTGCTGCAGAACAATGGTTTGAAAGGACACTAGATGATTCTGCAAATAGGCGTATATCCATACCGGAGGCATTTTTAGCTGTTGATGCTATACTTACCCTCTATATAAACATTGCTAGCGGTTTAGTGGTCAATGAAAAAGTTATAGCAAAGCATATAGAAGAAGAATTGCCATTTATGGCAACAGAGGCAATACTAATGGAAAGTGTAAAAAACGGAGGCGATAGGCAAGAACTCCATGAAAAAATAAGACAGTATTCTATGGAAGCTGCTAAAAGAATAAAAAATGGTTTAAACAATAATTTACTTGAAAATATAAAAAGCGATCCGGAGTTCAGAATACATGATTTCGATAGCCTAATTTCTCCAGAAAAATTTATAGGGAGAGCACCTGAACAAGTAGAAGAATTTATTGAAAACATGATTAAACCTGTCTTAGACAAAAACAAAGATTTGTTAGGCATAGAAGCCACTGTTGAGGTTTAA
- a CDS encoding undecaprenyl-diphosphate phosphatase yields MIMLFKAFIMGIVEGLTEFLPISSTGHLIIVGNLINFKGKFQTMFEIVIQLGAILAVVYYYRKKIGKSLKNLKPGEWGYNLWYKIVIAFIPSALIGVLLNNYIEKYLFSPFTVAIAMIVGAFMLLIVEWAFSNYKIDNIDEIDTKRSFLIGIAQCFSLFPGMSRSASTIMGGMIAGLSTRAAAEFSFFLAIPTMIAATGFSLVKNIAAMTTTEWEALTVGFIMSFIVALIVVDRFLTYLGKHSLRAFAYYRLIVGILMIGLVLSGIVK; encoded by the coding sequence ATGATTATGTTGTTTAAAGCATTTATTATGGGTATTGTAGAAGGGCTCACTGAGTTTCTACCTATATCATCAACAGGTCACCTCATTATTGTTGGTAATCTTATAAATTTTAAAGGCAAATTTCAAACAATGTTTGAGATAGTGATACAATTAGGAGCTATTCTTGCCGTAGTATATTATTACAGGAAAAAGATAGGGAAGTCACTTAAAAATTTAAAACCTGGGGAGTGGGGATATAATTTATGGTATAAAATAGTTATAGCATTTATTCCATCTGCTCTTATTGGAGTATTATTAAATAATTATATAGAGAAGTATCTTTTTTCGCCTTTTACTGTAGCAATTGCAATGATTGTAGGTGCCTTTATGCTGTTGATCGTCGAATGGGCTTTTAGTAATTACAAAATAGATAATATAGATGAAATTGACACAAAAAGATCTTTTTTAATAGGTATTGCTCAATGCTTTTCATTATTTCCAGGCATGTCTAGGTCTGCATCTACAATAATGGGGGGCATGATCGCAGGTCTGTCTACTCGAGCAGCGGCAGAGTTTTCATTCTTTTTGGCTATACCAACTATGATTGCTGCAACAGGATTTTCGTTAGTAAAAAATATTGCGGCTATGACAACAACTGAATGGGAAGCATTGACAGTAGGCTTTATTATGTCATTTATAGTCGCATTAATTGTGGTAGATAGATTCCTAACGTACTTAGGGAAACATTCGCTAAGGGCATTTGCGTACTATAGATTAATTGTAGGTATTTTGATGATTGGTTTGGTTCTTTCGGGGATAGTAAAGTAG
- the lexA gene encoding transcriptional repressor LexA yields MEKLTDRQTQILNYIKQYLYKKGYPPSVREICEAVGLKSTSTVHGHLERLERKGYIKRDSTKPRAIEIVDNLKEKAGFVTIPLIGKVTAGAPILAVENVETEIPIPIELINGYIDKDKFYILSVQGDSMINAGILNGDYIIVKQQATADNGDIVVAMIGEEATVKRFFKEKNNIRLQPENPSMQPIITNQVTILGKVVGLFRKIQ; encoded by the coding sequence TTGGAAAAATTAACAGATAGACAGACTCAAATTTTAAATTATATAAAGCAATATCTCTACAAAAAAGGCTATCCACCCTCTGTTAGAGAGATATGTGAAGCGGTAGGCCTTAAATCAACTTCAACAGTACACGGCCATTTGGAAAGACTTGAGCGTAAAGGATATATAAAAAGAGATTCTACAAAACCCAGAGCAATAGAAATTGTTGATAATCTAAAAGAAAAAGCTGGTTTTGTAACAATACCATTGATAGGCAAAGTAACGGCTGGCGCTCCAATTTTAGCAGTAGAAAACGTTGAAACAGAGATACCTATACCGATTGAACTTATAAATGGTTACATTGATAAAGACAAATTTTATATATTGTCTGTTCAAGGAGATAGCATGATAAATGCAGGAATTCTAAATGGTGATTATATAATAGTAAAGCAACAAGCGACTGCCGATAATGGAGATATTGTCGTTGCAATGATCGGAGAAGAAGCGACAGTAAAGAGATTTTTTAAAGAAAAAAATAATATAAGGTTGCAACCAGAGAATCCCTCCATGCAACCCATTATTACAAACCAAGTAACTATATTAGGAAAAGTCGTAGGTTTATTCAGGAAGATTCAATAA
- a CDS encoding tyrosine recombinase XerC yields MQYPNVLNDFLNYLSTIRAKSPNTVQAYFYDLQLFLRYMLWYKKYNSSNSIDIESIDVNEVDYDFLKTITLSDLYAFLSYVTNKRNNSARARARKVASLRAYFKYLVNKAHVLDNDPTRELESPKISQRQPVYLTLDESKELLNSVEGPYKERDKAILTIFLNCGLRLSELVGINLEDIKDDTLTVIGKGDKQRTVYLNNACIKALKEYMKVRPQDGVKDKNALFLSRNKRRISAKTVQYIVKKYIKAAGLNTKKYSTHKLRHTAATLMYKYGDVDIRTLQHLLGHANISTTQIYTHIDDKKIRDAVNKNPLSNG; encoded by the coding sequence ATGCAATATCCAAATGTATTAAATGATTTTTTGAATTATCTTTCAACAATAAGAGCTAAGTCGCCTAATACCGTTCAAGCCTATTTTTATGATCTTCAATTATTTTTAAGATATATGTTGTGGTATAAGAAATATAATTCCTCAAATAGTATAGACATTGAAAGTATTGATGTAAACGAAGTAGATTATGATTTTTTAAAAACTATAACTTTAAGCGATCTTTATGCATTTTTATCATATGTTACGAATAAACGAAATAATAGTGCGCGCGCTAGAGCAAGAAAGGTTGCCAGTCTTAGGGCATATTTTAAGTACTTAGTTAATAAAGCTCACGTTTTAGATAATGACCCGACTCGAGAACTAGAATCTCCAAAAATCAGTCAACGCCAACCCGTTTACCTAACGCTAGATGAAAGTAAGGAATTACTTAATAGCGTTGAAGGCCCTTATAAAGAGAGGGATAAAGCAATTCTCACTATTTTTTTAAATTGCGGCCTTCGTTTATCGGAGCTTGTTGGTATCAACCTCGAAGATATAAAAGATGATACATTAACCGTTATAGGAAAAGGAGATAAACAACGCACAGTCTACCTAAATAATGCATGTATTAAGGCATTAAAAGAATACATGAAAGTAAGACCGCAGGATGGCGTAAAAGATAAAAATGCACTATTTTTGAGCAGAAACAAGAGACGTATAAGCGCAAAAACTGTGCAGTATATAGTAAAAAAATATATCAAAGCAGCCGGCTTAAATACAAAGAAGTACTCCACACATAAATTGAGACATACAGCTGCTACCCTCATGTATAAATATGGTGACGTAGATATAAGAACTTTGCAACATCTTTTAGGTCATGCAAATATATCTACAACCCAAATTTATACCCATATTGATGATAAAAAAATAAGAGATGCTGTTAATAAAAATCCTCTCTCAAATGGTTAA
- a CDS encoding flagellar motor protein: MDISTLLGLIIGFGSLILAFIIEGGKVGSLIVGSAALIVFGGTIGAVMISFKIEDFMKIPGLLIKSFTKTNKDMSELIETIISLAKKARQEGLLSLEEELKRNDLDNFLKRGLTLVIDGLDINLIKNMMDLDMYLFEQKVKKEVSIFQSAGGYAPTMGIIGTVMGLVHVLGNLSSPDKLGPSIAVAFIATLYGVSSANLFWLPIAEKLKQKAESERLEKELITEGILSIQQGENPKIIEEKLFVFLENNKKTKESVNRAGINENIFDER, encoded by the coding sequence ATGGATATATCTACATTATTAGGATTAATCATAGGTTTTGGGTCCTTAATATTAGCTTTTATTATAGAAGGAGGAAAAGTAGGTTCACTAATTGTTGGTAGTGCTGCTTTAATTGTTTTCGGTGGCACTATAGGTGCTGTTATGATATCTTTTAAAATAGAGGATTTTATGAAAATTCCGGGCCTTTTAATTAAATCTTTTACAAAAACAAACAAAGACATGTCAGAGTTAATTGAAACTATTATATCTTTAGCAAAAAAAGCCCGGCAAGAAGGTCTTTTAAGCTTAGAAGAAGAGTTAAAAAGAAATGATTTGGACAATTTTTTAAAAAGAGGACTTACACTCGTTATAGATGGCTTAGATATAAATTTAATCAAAAATATGATGGATTTAGATATGTATTTATTTGAACAAAAAGTAAAAAAAGAAGTAAGTATTTTTCAGTCAGCAGGTGGATATGCTCCGACTATGGGTATAATCGGTACAGTAATGGGTCTTGTTCATGTGTTGGGTAATTTGTCAAGTCCAGATAAACTGGGCCCTTCTATTGCAGTAGCATTTATTGCAACCCTTTATGGCGTATCAAGTGCAAATTTGTTTTGGTTACCGATTGCAGAAAAACTAAAGCAAAAAGCAGAATCAGAAAGATTAGAAAAAGAACTTATAACTGAAGGAATTTTGTCAATACAACAGGGAGAAAATCCTAAAATCATCGAAGAAAAGTTATTTGTATTTTTAGAAAACAACAAAAAAACTAAAGAAAGTGTAAACAGAGCAGGCATAAACGAAAATATATTCGATGAGAGGTAA
- a CDS encoding OmpA/MotB family protein, which translates to MAYKKNNPSEEKNNLERWLLTYSDLITLLMTFFIVMYSLSNINLNKFVQLANSLGLSLGSNYVIGDKSSSLPINNNIVTKNTKTQPKSDIGENSIEEKLQSYIKSNHLDSYITLYSDERGVVISLQEPLLFNLGSADVLPQSRKIIDNISKVLKTIPNYIRVEGYTDDIPINNEKYKSNWELSAARATNVIQVLVEDGINPERLIAVGYGQYKPIVPNTSEENRRKNRRVDIVIMKSDYNKWEPYSKSTSTINH; encoded by the coding sequence ATGGCATATAAAAAAAATAATCCATCAGAGGAAAAAAATAATCTTGAAAGATGGCTTCTTACATATTCTGACTTAATTACGCTTTTAATGACATTTTTTATAGTTATGTATTCTCTTAGCAATATAAATCTTAATAAATTTGTACAACTGGCAAATTCTTTAGGACTCAGTCTTGGTTCTAATTACGTGATAGGAGATAAATCAAGCAGTTTGCCAATTAATAATAACATCGTGACCAAAAATACTAAAACACAGCCAAAGAGCGATATCGGTGAAAATAGTATCGAAGAAAAATTACAATCTTATATTAAATCCAATCATTTAGATTCATATATAACTTTGTATAGCGACGAAAGAGGTGTTGTAATAAGCCTGCAAGAACCACTTTTATTTAATTTAGGATCAGCAGATGTTTTGCCTCAAAGCCGCAAAATAATTGATAATATATCAAAGGTTTTAAAAACAATTCCCAATTATATAAGAGTAGAGGGATATACTGATGATATACCTATAAATAATGAAAAATATAAGTCTAATTGGGAATTATCAGCGGCAAGGGCTACCAATGTTATTCAAGTTTTAGTAGAGGATGGCATAAATCCCGAAAGATTAATAGCTGTAGGATATGGACAATACAAACCTATCGTTCCTAATACTAGCGAAGAAAATAGAAGGAAAAACAGAAGAGTTGATATAGTAATAATGAAATCAGATTACAATAAATGGGAACCTTATAGCAAATCAACGTCAACAATAAACCATTAA
- a CDS encoding ABC transporter ATP-binding protein, which produces MIIEKRKYGVFDIIRIPLKCAPVLGIVVGLEILLAGIVPTVQVVVTANFIDTAISIVKEKTKMGAIYPSLIAVVALIAYSWISNALAKFAQVRLEIAIRETFRTAITEKRAKLAYKHVENHDTWDLISRISKTPEQQIKNAYIDFMYMISICLRIVGILGLLITHVLWAALLIFIVSVPLLSLAIKSGKANYEVNREVTKYTRKYEYLAEILTGREAVDERTLFGYGKKLSDIWYDQYETARKITYKTSKKWFIKMKTGSIITAFVSVIIILVLLNPVLTGAISPGMFMSLVNAVFGLVQMMSWSFTYSMDQLAKNVEYLKDLTKFATLEETLGANDKPVVTPPEFRSLEFKNVRFKYPGTDNYILDGISFRIEANRHYAFVGINGAGKTTIIKLITGLYNDFEGDIYINDKSIREYSQSQLKALYSIVYQDFAKYYITLKDNIGVGNINRIYDENIQADIHNVIDRVGLSQLVKKLPKGIDTPLGKIKEGGVDVSGGEWQRIAMARALMKPAPLLILDEPTAALDPISESRLYEEFGQISRDKTTIFISHRLGSTKLADEILVIGDGRVLERGTHRQLMELGGVYAKMYESQRSWYE; this is translated from the coding sequence ATGATTATTGAGAAAAGGAAATACGGTGTTTTTGATATAATAAGAATACCTCTTAAATGTGCACCGGTTCTGGGAATAGTAGTTGGTTTGGAAATACTGCTCGCCGGTATTGTACCTACTGTACAGGTGGTTGTAACGGCAAACTTTATAGATACAGCCATATCTATTGTAAAAGAAAAAACTAAAATGGGTGCGATATACCCATCACTCATCGCTGTTGTAGCTTTAATAGCCTATTCGTGGATCTCAAATGCCCTTGCGAAATTCGCACAGGTACGCTTGGAAATTGCTATTCGGGAAACCTTCCGCACAGCCATTACAGAAAAAAGAGCTAAACTTGCATATAAGCATGTGGAAAACCATGACACGTGGGATTTGATATCCAGGATATCCAAAACACCCGAGCAGCAGATAAAAAATGCATATATAGATTTTATGTATATGATATCTATTTGTCTGAGAATCGTTGGAATTTTAGGGTTGCTCATAACTCATGTCTTGTGGGCAGCTTTGCTGATATTTATAGTATCTGTCCCGCTGTTATCTCTGGCCATAAAAAGCGGAAAAGCAAACTATGAAGTCAACAGGGAAGTAACAAAGTATACAAGGAAATATGAATACCTGGCAGAAATACTTACTGGAAGGGAAGCGGTTGACGAAAGGACTCTTTTCGGATATGGCAAAAAATTGAGCGATATCTGGTACGATCAATATGAAACCGCTCGAAAAATAACCTATAAGACCAGCAAAAAATGGTTCATAAAGATGAAAACCGGAAGTATTATTACAGCCTTCGTATCTGTCATCATTATATTGGTTCTTCTAAATCCCGTGTTGACAGGGGCAATTTCACCAGGTATGTTTATGTCACTGGTAAACGCTGTCTTTGGATTGGTTCAGATGATGTCATGGTCTTTTACCTATTCTATGGACCAGTTAGCTAAGAATGTGGAATATTTGAAGGATTTGACCAAATTTGCAACCCTTGAAGAAACTCTAGGGGCAAACGATAAACCTGTTGTGACACCGCCAGAATTTCGTTCACTGGAATTTAAAAATGTGAGATTTAAATATCCCGGTACTGATAATTATATACTGGATGGGATATCTTTTAGGATAGAAGCCAATAGACATTATGCCTTTGTTGGCATAAACGGTGCCGGCAAAACCACCATAATAAAACTCATTACAGGCCTTTATAATGATTTCGAAGGAGATATTTATATAAATGATAAAAGCATTCGCGAATACAGTCAAAGCCAGTTAAAAGCGCTATATTCCATAGTCTATCAGGATTTTGCAAAATACTATATCACGCTGAAGGACAATATCGGCGTTGGCAATATAAATCGTATATATGATGAAAATATTCAAGCGGATATACACAATGTCATTGATCGCGTCGGATTAAGCCAATTGGTAAAAAAACTGCCAAAGGGGATTGATACACCGCTGGGGAAAATTAAGGAAGGCGGTGTTGACGTATCCGGTGGTGAATGGCAGCGTATAGCTATGGCAAGAGCTTTGATGAAACCCGCTCCTCTTTTGATACTGGATGAACCCACAGCGGCCCTTGATCCCATAAGCGAAAGCAGGCTATATGAGGAATTTGGGCAAATCAGCAGAGATAAGACCACAATATTTATAAGCCATAGACTGGGTTCCACAAAACTGGCTGATGAGATACTTGTTATCGGAGATGGAAGAGTGTTAGAAAGAGGAACCCACAGACAGCTTATGGAGTTAGGCGGAGTATATGCCAAAATGTATGAGAGTCAAAGGAGTTGGTATGAATGA
- a CDS encoding AAA family ATPase, whose translation MRYLGRFGFSAFQNFDNNDKPNKYEESDLNLDDLIGLDVVKKTINEIKAFCIIQNKRKSMGLKNQSLVLHMIFKGNPGTGKTTVARILGKIFKEIGILEKGHVVEVDRADLVGEYIGHTALKVRENIKKALGGILFVDEAYSLARGGDRDFGKEAIDTLVKAMEDHKNEFILILAGYTNEMNWFMEINPGLKSRFPIQIDFPDYTLDELMQIALKMFQDREYELAELSKKKLLHILSHKYSYDSGNARTVRNIVELSIRKHAMRIVNKTNLKKDDLILIQPEDITE comes from the coding sequence ATGAGATATTTGGGCAGATTTGGTTTTTCTGCATTTCAAAACTTTGACAATAATGACAAACCCAATAAGTATGAAGAATCAGACCTAAATCTTGATGATTTGATTGGCCTTGATGTAGTAAAAAAGACTATAAATGAAATAAAGGCTTTTTGTATAATACAGAATAAACGGAAATCAATGGGGTTAAAGAATCAATCGTTGGTACTTCATATGATTTTTAAAGGAAATCCCGGAACAGGCAAAACCACTGTCGCTCGGATTTTAGGTAAGATTTTTAAGGAAATTGGCATATTGGAAAAGGGACATGTGGTTGAGGTAGACAGAGCAGATTTGGTAGGTGAATATATAGGACATACGGCCTTAAAAGTAAGAGAAAATATAAAAAAGGCATTAGGTGGAATTTTATTTGTTGATGAGGCGTATTCGTTGGCGCGAGGAGGGGATAGAGATTTTGGCAAGGAAGCTATTGACACTCTTGTAAAAGCCATGGAAGACCATAAGAACGAATTTATTTTGATTCTTGCTGGTTATACCAACGAGATGAATTGGTTTATGGAAATAAATCCTGGATTGAAATCGCGATTCCCCATACAAATAGACTTTCCAGATTATACTCTTGATGAGTTAATGCAGATAGCTTTAAAGATGTTTCAAGATAGGGAGTATGAGTTGGCCGAATTATCTAAAAAAAAACTGTTACATATTTTAAGTCATAAGTACTCTTACGATAGTGGCAATGCTAGAACTGTAAGAAATATTGTTGAACTATCAATACGGAAACATGCTATGAGGATTGTAAACAAAACTAATTTAAAAAAAGATGATTTAATATTAATACAGCCCGAAGACATTACAGAGTAA
- a CDS encoding methionine gamma-lyase family protein, which yields MDIRRYFDISEKLIEISKEVENSIKSSFHKIESIKEYNIYKVLHAFHANKVSESHFYSSTGYGYGDLGRDVIDKLYSMVFDAEDALVRPHIVSGTHAITICLFGILRPGDEIISITGKPYDTLEDVIGISNKSNIGSLKEFGISYKQVDLINGKVNYQGIKDAISSKTRLVMIQRSKGYNWRPSLGINEIQRIIDFVKKIKSDIVCFVDNCYGEFVEDKEPTSVGADIIAGSLIKNPGGGLVKSGGYIAGKKEYVEMASYRLTTPGTGKEVGSMLGTNREIIQGLFFAPHVVAESLKSAIFASKLFETLGFEVNPKWDDFRTDIIQVIKMKNEEGLISFCQGIQKGSPIDSFILPEPWDMPGYNEKVIMAAGTFVQGSSIELSADAPLVEPYYVYLQGGLLYEQAKIGILYGVQEMLNKKLLNLPE from the coding sequence GTGGATATACGAAGGTATTTTGATATATCAGAAAAATTAATCGAAATCTCAAAAGAAGTCGAAAATTCTATTAAAAGTAGTTTTCATAAAATTGAAAGTATAAAAGAATATAATATATATAAGGTATTACATGCGTTTCATGCAAACAAAGTAAGTGAATCTCACTTTTATTCAAGTACAGGTTACGGATATGGTGACTTGGGCCGCGACGTTATTGATAAGCTTTATTCAATGGTCTTTGATGCTGAAGATGCTCTAGTAAGGCCGCATATTGTATCAGGAACCCATGCTATAACCATATGTTTATTTGGTATATTACGACCTGGAGATGAAATTATATCAATTACCGGTAAGCCGTATGATACTCTAGAAGATGTTATAGGTATAAGCAATAAATCTAATATAGGGTCTCTAAAGGAATTTGGTATTTCTTATAAGCAAGTTGATTTGATTAACGGAAAAGTAAATTACCAAGGTATCAAAGATGCTATATCTTCGAAGACAAGATTGGTCATGATTCAGCGTTCTAAAGGGTACAATTGGAGGCCTTCTCTTGGGATTAATGAAATTCAGCGCATCATTGATTTTGTCAAAAAAATCAAATCGGACATTGTTTGTTTTGTCGATAACTGCTACGGCGAATTTGTGGAAGATAAAGAACCTACTTCTGTTGGTGCCGATATAATTGCTGGTTCTCTCATAAAGAATCCTGGTGGAGGTTTGGTTAAATCTGGTGGTTATATCGCAGGGAAAAAAGAGTACGTAGAGATGGCTTCATATAGATTGACGACTCCTGGCACGGGTAAAGAAGTTGGTTCAATGTTAGGAACTAATAGAGAAATTATTCAAGGTTTATTCTTTGCCCCGCATGTGGTAGCTGAATCCTTAAAATCAGCAATATTTGCATCAAAATTATTTGAGACATTAGGTTTTGAAGTTAATCCTAAATGGGATGATTTTAGAACCGATATAATACAAGTAATAAAGATGAAAAATGAAGAAGGTTTAATATCGTTTTGTCAGGGCATACAAAAAGGCTCTCCAATTGACTCTTTTATACTACCTGAACCATGGGATATGCCGGGTTATAATGAAAAAGTTATAATGGCAGCGGGCACCTTTGTGCAAGGTTCTTCTATAGAATTAAGTGCTGATGCTCCTTTAGTTGAACCATACTATGTGTACCTTCAAGGAGGTTTACTATACGAACAGGCTAAAATAGGGATATTGTACGGAGTTCAGGAAATGCTAAATAAAAAATTATTGAATCTTCCTGAATAA